A genome region from Macaca nemestrina isolate mMacNem1 chromosome 20, mMacNem.hap1, whole genome shotgun sequence includes the following:
- the LOC105495492 gene encoding NF-kappa-B inhibitor delta isoform X1 — protein sequence MTSPPALSRTVSRGERSHCPTQTVKKLLEEQRRRQQQQPDAGGVQGQFLPPPEQPLTPSVNEAVTGHPPFPPSETVGSGLSSLGLPMGFPDWDPNTHAAYTDSPYSCPASAAESFLPPDFYPPSDPGQPCPFPQGMEDAPDTRFYAESSLPQAGPWRVSTLPSGPPQFPAVVPGPSLEAARAHILALGPQQLLAQDEEGDTLLHLFAARGLRWAAYAAAEVLQVYRRLDIREHKGKTPLLVAAAANQPLIVEDLLNLGAEPNATDHQGRSVLHVAATYGLPGVLLAVLNSGVQVDLEARDFEGLTPLHTAILALNVAVRPSDLCPRVLSTQARDRLDCVHMLLQMGANHTSQEIKSNKTVLHLAVQAANPTLVQLLLELPRGDLRTFVNMKAHGNTALHMAAALPPGPAQEAIVRHLLAAGADPTLRNLENEQPIHLLRPGPGPEGLRQLLKRSRVAPPGLSS from the exons ATGACTTCTCCCCCCGCCCTCTCCCGCACAGTGAGCAGGGGTGAGCGCAGTCACTGCCCAACGCAAACCGTGAAGAAGCTTCTGGAAGAGCAGAGGCGCCGCCAGCAGCAGCAGCCGGACGCTGGCGGGGTGCAG GGACAATTTCTACCTCCCCCAGAGCAGCCCCTGACCCCATCTGTGAATGAGGCTGTGACTG GccaccctcccttcccaccctcgGAGACGGTGGGTTCTGGACTTAGCAGCCTGGGTCTCCCCATGGGCTTTCCAGACTGGGACCCCAACACGCATGCTGCCTACACAGACAGCCCCTACTCTTGCCCTGCTTCTGCTGCCGAAAGTTTCCTGCCTCCTGACTTCTACCCACCCTCGGACCCAGGGCAGCCGTGCCCATTTCCCCAGGGCATGGAG GACGCCCCGGACACCCGGTTCTATGCAGAATCTTCCCTACCACAGGCAGGACCCTGGAGAGTTTCTACACTCCCTTCGGGACCCCCACAGTTCCCCGCTGTGGTCCCTGGACCATCGCTGGAGGCGGCCCGAGCTCACATACTGGCTTTGGGGCCAcagcagctgctggcccaggatGAGGAGGGGGACAC GCTCCTTCACCTGTTTGCGGCTCGGGGGCTGCGCTGGGCGGCGTATGCTGCGGCTGAGGTGCTCCAGGTGTACCGGCGTCTTGACATTCGTGAGCATAAGGGCAAG ACCCCTCTCCTGGTGGCGGCTGCTGCCAACCAGCCCCTGATTGTGGAGGATCtgttgaacctgggagcagagcCCAACGCCACTGACCATCAGGGACGTTCGGTCTTGCACGTGGCCGCTACCTACGGGCTTCCAGGAGTTCTCTTG GCTGTGCTTAACTCCGGGGTCCAGGTTGACCTGGAAGCCAGAGACTTCGAGG GCCTCACCCCGCTCCACACGGCCATCCTGGCCCTTAACGTTGCTGTGCGCCCTTCTGACCTCTGCCCCCGGGTGCTGAGCACGCAGGCCCGAGACAGACTGGATTGTGTCcacatgttgctgcaaatgggtGCTAATCACACCAGCCAG GAGATCAAGAGCAACAAGACAGTTCTGCACTTGGCCGTGCAGGCTGCCAACCCCACTCTGGTTCAGCTGCTGCTGGAGCTGCCCCGGGGAGACCTGCGGACCTTTGTCAACATGAAG GCCCACGGGAACACAGCCCTCCACATGGCGGCTGCCCTGCCCCCTGGGCCAGCCCAGGAAGCCATCGTGCGGCACCTGTTGGCAGCTGGGGCGGACCCCACACTGCGCAACCTAGAGAATGAGCAGCCCATTCACCTGCTGCGGCCCGGGCCGGGCCCTGAGGGG
- the LOC105495492 gene encoding NF-kappa-B inhibitor delta isoform X5 produces MKWMWVCLRGILDSQAFWREKLRWECLLAEMKVSRGERSHCPTQTVKKLLEEQRRRQQQQPDAGGVQGQFLPPPEQPLTPSVNEAVTGHPPFPPSETVGSGLSSLGLPMGFPDWDPNTHAAYTDSPYSCPASAAESFLPPDFYPPSDPGQPCPFPQGMEAGPWRVSTLPSGPPQFPAVVPGPSLEAARAHILALGPQQLLAQDEEGDTLLHLFAARGLRWAAYAAAEVLQVYRRLDIREHKGKTPLLVAAAANQPLIVEDLLNLGAEPNATDHQGRSVLHVAATYGLPGVLLAVLNSGVQVDLEARDFEGLTPLHTAILALNVAVRPSDLCPRVLSTQARDRLDCVHMLLQMGANHTSQEIKSNKTVLHLAVQAANPTLVQLLLELPRGDLRTFVNMKAHGNTALHMAAALPPGPAQEAIVRHLLAAGADPTLRNLENEQPIHLLRPGPGPEGLRQLLKRSRVAPPGLSS; encoded by the exons ATGAAATGGATGTGGGTGTGTTTGAGAGGGATCCTAGACAGCCAAGCCTTCTGGCGTGAAAAGCTAAGATGGGAGTGTCTGCTGGCAGAGATGAAAG TGAGCAGGGGTGAGCGCAGTCACTGCCCAACGCAAACCGTGAAGAAGCTTCTGGAAGAGCAGAGGCGCCGCCAGCAGCAGCAGCCGGACGCTGGCGGGGTGCAG GGACAATTTCTACCTCCCCCAGAGCAGCCCCTGACCCCATCTGTGAATGAGGCTGTGACTG GccaccctcccttcccaccctcgGAGACGGTGGGTTCTGGACTTAGCAGCCTGGGTCTCCCCATGGGCTTTCCAGACTGGGACCCCAACACGCATGCTGCCTACACAGACAGCCCCTACTCTTGCCCTGCTTCTGCTGCCGAAAGTTTCCTGCCTCCTGACTTCTACCCACCCTCGGACCCAGGGCAGCCGTGCCCATTTCCCCAGGGCATGGAG GCAGGACCCTGGAGAGTTTCTACACTCCCTTCGGGACCCCCACAGTTCCCCGCTGTGGTCCCTGGACCATCGCTGGAGGCGGCCCGAGCTCACATACTGGCTTTGGGGCCAcagcagctgctggcccaggatGAGGAGGGGGACAC GCTCCTTCACCTGTTTGCGGCTCGGGGGCTGCGCTGGGCGGCGTATGCTGCGGCTGAGGTGCTCCAGGTGTACCGGCGTCTTGACATTCGTGAGCATAAGGGCAAG ACCCCTCTCCTGGTGGCGGCTGCTGCCAACCAGCCCCTGATTGTGGAGGATCtgttgaacctgggagcagagcCCAACGCCACTGACCATCAGGGACGTTCGGTCTTGCACGTGGCCGCTACCTACGGGCTTCCAGGAGTTCTCTTG GCTGTGCTTAACTCCGGGGTCCAGGTTGACCTGGAAGCCAGAGACTTCGAGG GCCTCACCCCGCTCCACACGGCCATCCTGGCCCTTAACGTTGCTGTGCGCCCTTCTGACCTCTGCCCCCGGGTGCTGAGCACGCAGGCCCGAGACAGACTGGATTGTGTCcacatgttgctgcaaatgggtGCTAATCACACCAGCCAG GAGATCAAGAGCAACAAGACAGTTCTGCACTTGGCCGTGCAGGCTGCCAACCCCACTCTGGTTCAGCTGCTGCTGGAGCTGCCCCGGGGAGACCTGCGGACCTTTGTCAACATGAAG GCCCACGGGAACACAGCCCTCCACATGGCGGCTGCCCTGCCCCCTGGGCCAGCCCAGGAAGCCATCGTGCGGCACCTGTTGGCAGCTGGGGCGGACCCCACACTGCGCAACCTAGAGAATGAGCAGCCCATTCACCTGCTGCGGCCCGGGCCGGGCCCTGAGGGG
- the LOC105495492 gene encoding NF-kappa-B inhibitor delta isoform X4 produces MGFPDWDPNTHAAYTDSPYSCPASAAESFLPPDFYPPSDPGQPCPFPQGMEAGPWRVSTLPSGPPQFPAVVPGPSLEAARAHILALGPQQLLAQDEEGDTLLHLFAARGLRWAAYAAAEVLQVYRRLDIREHKGKTPLLVAAAANQPLIVEDLLNLGAEPNATDHQGRSVLHVAATYGLPGVLLAVLNSGVQVDLEARDFEGLTPLHTAILALNVAVRPSDLCPRVLSTQARDRLDCVHMLLQMGANHTSQEIKSNKTVLHLAVQAANPTLVQLLLELPRGDLRTFVNMKAHGNTALHMAAALPPGPAQEAIVRHLLAAGADPTLRNLENEQPIHLLRPGPGPEGLRQLLKRSRVAPPGLSS; encoded by the exons ATGGGCTTTCCAGACTGGGACCCCAACACGCATGCTGCCTACACAGACAGCCCCTACTCTTGCCCTGCTTCTGCTGCCGAAAGTTTCCTGCCTCCTGACTTCTACCCACCCTCGGACCCAGGGCAGCCGTGCCCATTTCCCCAGGGCATGGAG GCAGGACCCTGGAGAGTTTCTACACTCCCTTCGGGACCCCCACAGTTCCCCGCTGTGGTCCCTGGACCATCGCTGGAGGCGGCCCGAGCTCACATACTGGCTTTGGGGCCAcagcagctgctggcccaggatGAGGAGGGGGACAC GCTCCTTCACCTGTTTGCGGCTCGGGGGCTGCGCTGGGCGGCGTATGCTGCGGCTGAGGTGCTCCAGGTGTACCGGCGTCTTGACATTCGTGAGCATAAGGGCAAG ACCCCTCTCCTGGTGGCGGCTGCTGCCAACCAGCCCCTGATTGTGGAGGATCtgttgaacctgggagcagagcCCAACGCCACTGACCATCAGGGACGTTCGGTCTTGCACGTGGCCGCTACCTACGGGCTTCCAGGAGTTCTCTTG GCTGTGCTTAACTCCGGGGTCCAGGTTGACCTGGAAGCCAGAGACTTCGAGG GCCTCACCCCGCTCCACACGGCCATCCTGGCCCTTAACGTTGCTGTGCGCCCTTCTGACCTCTGCCCCCGGGTGCTGAGCACGCAGGCCCGAGACAGACTGGATTGTGTCcacatgttgctgcaaatgggtGCTAATCACACCAGCCAG GAGATCAAGAGCAACAAGACAGTTCTGCACTTGGCCGTGCAGGCTGCCAACCCCACTCTGGTTCAGCTGCTGCTGGAGCTGCCCCGGGGAGACCTGCGGACCTTTGTCAACATGAAG GCCCACGGGAACACAGCCCTCCACATGGCGGCTGCCCTGCCCCCTGGGCCAGCCCAGGAAGCCATCGTGCGGCACCTGTTGGCAGCTGGGGCGGACCCCACACTGCGCAACCTAGAGAATGAGCAGCCCATTCACCTGCTGCGGCCCGGGCCGGGCCCTGAGGGG
- the LOC105495492 gene encoding NF-kappa-B inhibitor delta isoform X3, with amino-acid sequence MGFPDWDPNTHAAYTDSPYSCPASAAESFLPPDFYPPSDPGQPCPFPQGMEDAPDTRFYAESSLPQAGPWRVSTLPSGPPQFPAVVPGPSLEAARAHILALGPQQLLAQDEEGDTLLHLFAARGLRWAAYAAAEVLQVYRRLDIREHKGKTPLLVAAAANQPLIVEDLLNLGAEPNATDHQGRSVLHVAATYGLPGVLLAVLNSGVQVDLEARDFEGLTPLHTAILALNVAVRPSDLCPRVLSTQARDRLDCVHMLLQMGANHTSQEIKSNKTVLHLAVQAANPTLVQLLLELPRGDLRTFVNMKAHGNTALHMAAALPPGPAQEAIVRHLLAAGADPTLRNLENEQPIHLLRPGPGPEGLRQLLKRSRVAPPGLSS; translated from the exons ATGGGCTTTCCAGACTGGGACCCCAACACGCATGCTGCCTACACAGACAGCCCCTACTCTTGCCCTGCTTCTGCTGCCGAAAGTTTCCTGCCTCCTGACTTCTACCCACCCTCGGACCCAGGGCAGCCGTGCCCATTTCCCCAGGGCATGGAG GACGCCCCGGACACCCGGTTCTATGCAGAATCTTCCCTACCACAGGCAGGACCCTGGAGAGTTTCTACACTCCCTTCGGGACCCCCACAGTTCCCCGCTGTGGTCCCTGGACCATCGCTGGAGGCGGCCCGAGCTCACATACTGGCTTTGGGGCCAcagcagctgctggcccaggatGAGGAGGGGGACAC GCTCCTTCACCTGTTTGCGGCTCGGGGGCTGCGCTGGGCGGCGTATGCTGCGGCTGAGGTGCTCCAGGTGTACCGGCGTCTTGACATTCGTGAGCATAAGGGCAAG ACCCCTCTCCTGGTGGCGGCTGCTGCCAACCAGCCCCTGATTGTGGAGGATCtgttgaacctgggagcagagcCCAACGCCACTGACCATCAGGGACGTTCGGTCTTGCACGTGGCCGCTACCTACGGGCTTCCAGGAGTTCTCTTG GCTGTGCTTAACTCCGGGGTCCAGGTTGACCTGGAAGCCAGAGACTTCGAGG GCCTCACCCCGCTCCACACGGCCATCCTGGCCCTTAACGTTGCTGTGCGCCCTTCTGACCTCTGCCCCCGGGTGCTGAGCACGCAGGCCCGAGACAGACTGGATTGTGTCcacatgttgctgcaaatgggtGCTAATCACACCAGCCAG GAGATCAAGAGCAACAAGACAGTTCTGCACTTGGCCGTGCAGGCTGCCAACCCCACTCTGGTTCAGCTGCTGCTGGAGCTGCCCCGGGGAGACCTGCGGACCTTTGTCAACATGAAG GCCCACGGGAACACAGCCCTCCACATGGCGGCTGCCCTGCCCCCTGGGCCAGCCCAGGAAGCCATCGTGCGGCACCTGTTGGCAGCTGGGGCGGACCCCACACTGCGCAACCTAGAGAATGAGCAGCCCATTCACCTGCTGCGGCCCGGGCCGGGCCCTGAGGGG
- the LOC105495492 gene encoding NF-kappa-B inhibitor delta isoform X2, protein MTSPPALSRTVSRGERSHCPTQTVKKLLEEQRRRQQQQPDAGGVQGQFLPPPEQPLTPSVNEAVTGHPPFPPSETVGSGLSSLGLPMGFPDWDPNTHAAYTDSPYSCPASAAESFLPPDFYPPSDPGQPCPFPQGMEAGPWRVSTLPSGPPQFPAVVPGPSLEAARAHILALGPQQLLAQDEEGDTLLHLFAARGLRWAAYAAAEVLQVYRRLDIREHKGKTPLLVAAAANQPLIVEDLLNLGAEPNATDHQGRSVLHVAATYGLPGVLLAVLNSGVQVDLEARDFEGLTPLHTAILALNVAVRPSDLCPRVLSTQARDRLDCVHMLLQMGANHTSQEIKSNKTVLHLAVQAANPTLVQLLLELPRGDLRTFVNMKAHGNTALHMAAALPPGPAQEAIVRHLLAAGADPTLRNLENEQPIHLLRPGPGPEGLRQLLKRSRVAPPGLSS, encoded by the exons ATGACTTCTCCCCCCGCCCTCTCCCGCACAGTGAGCAGGGGTGAGCGCAGTCACTGCCCAACGCAAACCGTGAAGAAGCTTCTGGAAGAGCAGAGGCGCCGCCAGCAGCAGCAGCCGGACGCTGGCGGGGTGCAG GGACAATTTCTACCTCCCCCAGAGCAGCCCCTGACCCCATCTGTGAATGAGGCTGTGACTG GccaccctcccttcccaccctcgGAGACGGTGGGTTCTGGACTTAGCAGCCTGGGTCTCCCCATGGGCTTTCCAGACTGGGACCCCAACACGCATGCTGCCTACACAGACAGCCCCTACTCTTGCCCTGCTTCTGCTGCCGAAAGTTTCCTGCCTCCTGACTTCTACCCACCCTCGGACCCAGGGCAGCCGTGCCCATTTCCCCAGGGCATGGAG GCAGGACCCTGGAGAGTTTCTACACTCCCTTCGGGACCCCCACAGTTCCCCGCTGTGGTCCCTGGACCATCGCTGGAGGCGGCCCGAGCTCACATACTGGCTTTGGGGCCAcagcagctgctggcccaggatGAGGAGGGGGACAC GCTCCTTCACCTGTTTGCGGCTCGGGGGCTGCGCTGGGCGGCGTATGCTGCGGCTGAGGTGCTCCAGGTGTACCGGCGTCTTGACATTCGTGAGCATAAGGGCAAG ACCCCTCTCCTGGTGGCGGCTGCTGCCAACCAGCCCCTGATTGTGGAGGATCtgttgaacctgggagcagagcCCAACGCCACTGACCATCAGGGACGTTCGGTCTTGCACGTGGCCGCTACCTACGGGCTTCCAGGAGTTCTCTTG GCTGTGCTTAACTCCGGGGTCCAGGTTGACCTGGAAGCCAGAGACTTCGAGG GCCTCACCCCGCTCCACACGGCCATCCTGGCCCTTAACGTTGCTGTGCGCCCTTCTGACCTCTGCCCCCGGGTGCTGAGCACGCAGGCCCGAGACAGACTGGATTGTGTCcacatgttgctgcaaatgggtGCTAATCACACCAGCCAG GAGATCAAGAGCAACAAGACAGTTCTGCACTTGGCCGTGCAGGCTGCCAACCCCACTCTGGTTCAGCTGCTGCTGGAGCTGCCCCGGGGAGACCTGCGGACCTTTGTCAACATGAAG GCCCACGGGAACACAGCCCTCCACATGGCGGCTGCCCTGCCCCCTGGGCCAGCCCAGGAAGCCATCGTGCGGCACCTGTTGGCAGCTGGGGCGGACCCCACACTGCGCAACCTAGAGAATGAGCAGCCCATTCACCTGCTGCGGCCCGGGCCGGGCCCTGAGGGG
- the LOC105495494 gene encoding hematopoietic cell signal transducer isoform X1, translating into MPGSSGLLWTTVLYQTPARPQPTMIHPGHILFLLLLPVAAAQTTPGSCSGCGSLSLSLLAGLVAADAVASLLIVGAVFLCARPRRRPAQEDGKVYINMPGRG; encoded by the exons atgcctgg TTCCTCGGGACTTCTCTGGACCACAGTCCTCTACCAGACCCCTGCCAGACCCCAGCCCACCATGATCCATCCGGGTCACATCCTCTTCCTGCTTTTGCTCCCAG tggctgcagctCAGACGACCCCAG GCTCCTGTTCCGGATGTGGGTCCCTCTCTCTGTCGCTCCTGGCAGGCCTCGTGGCAGCGGATGCGGTGGCGTCGCTGCTCATCGTGGGGGCGGTGTTCCTGTGCGCACGCCCACGCCGCCGCCCCGCCCAAG AAGATGGCAAAGTCTACATCAACATGCCGGGCAGGGGCTGA
- the LOC105495494 gene encoding hematopoietic cell signal transducer isoform X2, translating to MPGSSGLLWTTVLYQTPARPQPTMIHPGHILFLLLLPVAAAQTTPGSCSGCGSLSLSLLAGLVAADAVASLLIVGAVFLCARPRRRPAQDGKVYINMPGRG from the exons atgcctgg TTCCTCGGGACTTCTCTGGACCACAGTCCTCTACCAGACCCCTGCCAGACCCCAGCCCACCATGATCCATCCGGGTCACATCCTCTTCCTGCTTTTGCTCCCAG tggctgcagctCAGACGACCCCAG GCTCCTGTTCCGGATGTGGGTCCCTCTCTCTGTCGCTCCTGGCAGGCCTCGTGGCAGCGGATGCGGTGGCGTCGCTGCTCATCGTGGGGGCGGTGTTCCTGTGCGCACGCCCACGCCGCCGCCCCGCCCAAG ATGGCAAAGTCTACATCAACATGCCGGGCAGGGGCTGA
- the TYROB gene encoding TYRO protein tyrosine kinase-binding protein isoform X2, with translation MGGLEPCSRLLLLPLLLAVGGLRPVQAQAQSDCSCSTVSPGVLAGIVLGDLVLTVLIALAVYFLGRLVPRGRGAAEATRKQRITETESPYQELQGQRSDVYSDLNTQRPYYK, from the exons ATGGGGGGCCTTGAACCCTGCAGCAggctcctgctcctgcctctcCTGCTGGCTGTAGGTG gTCTCCGTCCtgtccaggcccaggcccagagcG ATTGCAGTTGCTCTACGGTGAGCCCGGGCGTGCTGGCAGGGATCGTGCTGGGGGACTTGGTGCTGACAGTGCTCATCGCCCTGGCTGTGTACTTCCTGGGCCGGCTGGTCCCTCGGGGGCGAGGGGCTGCGGAGG CGACCCGGAAACAGCGTATCACTGAGACGGAGTCGCCTTATCAG GAGCTCCAGGGTCAGAGGTCGGATGTCTACAGCGACCTCAACACACAGAGGCCATATTACAAATGA
- the TYROB gene encoding TYRO protein tyrosine kinase-binding protein isoform X1, which translates to MGGLEPCSRLLLLPLLLAVGGLRPVQAQAQSDCSCSTVSPGVLAGIVLGDLVLTVLIALAVYFLGRLVPRGRGAAEAATRKQRITETESPYQELQGQRSDVYSDLNTQRPYYK; encoded by the exons ATGGGGGGCCTTGAACCCTGCAGCAggctcctgctcctgcctctcCTGCTGGCTGTAGGTG gTCTCCGTCCtgtccaggcccaggcccagagcG ATTGCAGTTGCTCTACGGTGAGCCCGGGCGTGCTGGCAGGGATCGTGCTGGGGGACTTGGTGCTGACAGTGCTCATCGCCCTGGCTGTGTACTTCCTGGGCCGGCTGGTCCCTCGGGGGCGAGGGGCTGCGGAGG CAGCGACCCGGAAACAGCGTATCACTGAGACGGAGTCGCCTTATCAG GAGCTCCAGGGTCAGAGGTCGGATGTCTACAGCGACCTCAACACACAGAGGCCATATTACAAATGA